Proteins encoded within one genomic window of Streptomyces profundus:
- a CDS encoding terpene synthase family protein: MPQDVRFFLPFPRRVNPLGERSRAHHLAWVRAHGLVAEGPALRAYADWRLTDLAAYAYPDANAEDIELATDAVCLGFPLDDQFDGELGRSPSSASRLSTALAGIPYRPPGERPAVDLPLTRAYADMWRRASAGMSDAWRQRAAGNLTRFFRSYVGEARNRLSGAPLDENAYLSLRRQAVGTAPCFDLIERAGRFEVPARAYWSREVQILTRCAGDVIFLCNDVHSLEREEAQGDPHNLVLIRQRAQGCTRAQAVRQVTALVRGRVEMFLELSGRVPRIAARLGLDTAGRVAVERYLEGLSCWMAGNQRWGVASARYGGGAAGRSVIGDLTVPGAALGPAAPPSGEVSGPAVPVGARPAAPPAPPPPSGSAGRAAPPRATVAR, from the coding sequence ATGCCGCAGGACGTGCGGTTCTTCCTGCCGTTCCCGCGCCGGGTCAATCCGCTGGGCGAGCGGTCGCGGGCGCACCACCTCGCCTGGGTCCGCGCCCATGGGCTGGTGGCCGAGGGGCCCGCGCTGCGCGCCTACGCCGACTGGCGCCTCACCGATCTGGCCGCCTACGCCTATCCGGACGCGAACGCCGAGGACATCGAGCTGGCCACGGACGCGGTCTGTCTCGGCTTCCCGCTGGACGACCAGTTCGACGGTGAGCTGGGGCGCAGCCCGAGCAGCGCGTCGCGGCTGAGCACCGCGCTGGCCGGCATCCCCTACCGGCCGCCGGGCGAGCGCCCGGCCGTGGATCTGCCGCTCACCCGCGCCTACGCCGACATGTGGCGGCGTGCCTCGGCCGGCATGTCCGACGCCTGGCGGCAGCGCGCCGCCGGCAACCTCACCCGCTTCTTCCGCTCCTATGTGGGCGAGGCGCGCAACCGCCTCTCGGGCGCCCCGCTGGACGAGAACGCCTATCTGTCGCTGCGCCGCCAGGCCGTCGGCACCGCCCCCTGCTTCGACCTGATCGAGCGCGCCGGCCGCTTCGAGGTGCCGGCCCGCGCCTACTGGAGCCGCGAGGTGCAGATCCTCACCCGCTGCGCCGGCGACGTGATCTTCCTCTGCAACGACGTCCACTCCCTGGAGCGCGAGGAGGCCCAGGGCGATCCGCACAACCTCGTGCTGATCCGGCAGCGCGCCCAGGGCTGCACCAGGGCCCAGGCGGTGCGCCAGGTCACCGCGCTGGTGCGGGGGCGTGTCGAGATGTTCCTCGAACTGTCGGGCCGGGTGCCCAGGATCGCCGCCCGCCTCGGCCTGGACACGGCGGGCCGGGTGGCCGTCGAGCGCTATCTGGAGGGGCTGAGCTGCTGGATGGCGGGGAACCAGCGCTGGGGCGTGGCCTCCGCCCGCTACGGGGGCGGCGCCGCCGGCCGGAGCGTGATCGGCGATCTCACCGTGCCGGGGGCCGCCCTGGGGCCCGCGGCCCCGCCATCCGGCGAGGTCAGCGGCCCCGCCGTTCCGGTGGGTGCTCGGCCCGCCGCTCCGCCGGCGCCGCCTCCGCCGAGCGGCTCAGCAGGCCGCGCAGCGCCGCCCAGAGCGACCGTCGCCCGCTAG
- a CDS encoding NAD+ synthase — protein MPQLRLALNQIDSRVGDLAGNAEAVLRWTRHSVQRGAHLVAFPEMTLTGYPVEDLALRGSFVAASRAALRELAARLDAEGLGEVPVVVGYLDRTEQAEPQVGQPAGAPRNAAAVLQGGRVRLAFAKHHLPNYGVFDEYRYFVPGDTLPVVRVHGVDVALAICEDLWQDGGRVPATRAAGAGLLLAINASPYEVAKEDTRLELVRKRAREAGCALAYLAMIGGQDELVFDGDSLVVDADGEVLARGPQFAEECLLVDLSLPAAPDEPPTGRADDGLTIDHLTLTAEPLAPYEPAYPGGLAERLDEAEETYRALVTGLRAYTVKNGFDSVLIGLSGGIDSALCAAIAVDALGAERVFGLAMPSRYSSEHSVDDARELARRTGLHLRTVPIGGMFDAYLSQVELTGLAEENLQSRLRGTLLMAVSNQEGQIVLAPGNKSELAVGYSTLYGDSVGAFGPIKDLYKTGVYRLARWRNEAAARRGETPPIPENSIAKPPSAELRPGQVDTDSLPDYDTLDAILERYVDRDQGRASIVDDGFDPELVTRVLRLVDRAEYKRRQYPPGTKISPKGFGKDRRLPITNGWREGD, from the coding sequence GTGCCTCAGCTACGACTTGCCCTCAATCAGATCGACTCCCGGGTCGGTGATCTGGCCGGCAACGCGGAAGCGGTGCTGCGCTGGACCCGGCACAGCGTCCAGCGGGGCGCGCACCTCGTGGCCTTCCCCGAGATGACGCTCACCGGCTATCCGGTGGAGGACCTGGCGCTGCGCGGCTCGTTCGTCGCCGCCAGCCGGGCCGCGCTGCGCGAGCTGGCCGCCCGGCTGGACGCCGAGGGCCTCGGCGAGGTGCCGGTGGTGGTCGGCTATCTGGACCGCACCGAGCAGGCCGAGCCGCAGGTGGGGCAGCCGGCCGGCGCCCCGCGCAACGCCGCGGCGGTGCTCCAGGGCGGCCGGGTGCGGCTGGCCTTCGCCAAGCACCACCTCCCCAACTACGGGGTGTTCGACGAGTACCGCTACTTCGTCCCGGGCGACACGCTCCCCGTGGTGCGGGTGCACGGCGTCGACGTGGCGTTGGCGATCTGCGAGGACCTCTGGCAGGACGGCGGCCGGGTGCCGGCCACCCGCGCCGCGGGGGCCGGCCTGCTGCTGGCCATCAACGCCTCGCCCTACGAGGTGGCCAAGGAGGACACCCGCCTGGAGCTGGTGCGCAAGCGGGCCAGGGAGGCGGGCTGCGCGCTGGCCTATCTGGCGATGATCGGCGGCCAGGACGAGCTGGTCTTCGACGGGGACTCGCTGGTGGTGGACGCGGACGGCGAAGTCCTCGCCAGGGGCCCGCAGTTCGCCGAGGAGTGCCTGCTGGTGGATCTGTCGCTGCCGGCGGCGCCCGACGAGCCGCCCACCGGGCGCGCCGACGACGGGCTCACCATCGACCATCTGACGCTGACCGCCGAGCCGCTCGCGCCCTATGAACCCGCGTACCCCGGCGGGTTGGCCGAACGGCTCGACGAGGCGGAGGAGACATACCGGGCGCTGGTCACGGGGCTGCGCGCCTACACGGTGAAGAACGGCTTCGACTCGGTGCTGATCGGGCTCTCCGGCGGCATCGACTCGGCGCTCTGCGCGGCCATCGCCGTCGACGCGCTGGGCGCCGAACGGGTCTTCGGGCTGGCGATGCCCTCGCGCTACTCCTCGGAGCACTCCGTCGACGACGCGCGGGAGTTGGCGAGGCGCACCGGCCTCCACCTGCGGACGGTGCCGATCGGCGGCATGTTCGACGCCTATCTGAGCCAGGTGGAGCTGACCGGGCTCGCCGAGGAGAACCTCCAGTCCCGGCTGCGCGGCACGCTGCTGATGGCGGTCTCCAACCAGGAGGGCCAGATCGTGCTGGCCCCCGGCAACAAGAGCGAGTTGGCCGTCGGCTACTCCACGCTCTACGGCGATTCGGTCGGCGCGTTCGGTCCGATCAAGGACCTCTACAAGACCGGCGTCTACCGGCTGGCCCGATGGCGCAACGAGGCGGCGGCCAGGCGCGGCGAGACGCCGCCGATCCCGGAGAACTCCATCGCCAAGCCGCCGAGCGCCGAACTGCGCCCAGGGCAGGTGGACACGGACTCGCTGCCCGACTACGACACCCTGGACGCGATCCTGGAGCGCTATGTGGACCGGGACCAGGGCCGCGCCTCGATCGTGGACGACGGCTTCGACCCCGAGCTGGTGACCCGGGTGCTGCGGCTCGTCGACCGGGCGGAGTACAAGCGCCGCCAGTACCCGCCGGGCACCAAGATCTCCCCCAAGGGCTTCGGCAAGGACCGCAGGCTGCCCATCACCAACGGCTGGCGCGAGGGCGACTGA
- a CDS encoding S1 family peptidase has translation MRRTRGMRLGLSALLVAGALAGTGAATASADEPVAGEGLLTALQQDYGLTAEQAEQRLADEAAATEIEPAARQAAGSAFGGSWFDPASGDLVVAVTDDDHAGAVEEAGARTTLVRHSEAALNTTMASIDTLAGSVGAPDAVASWQVDPRANSVVVNVVEGTESTAEVAAFLDEAREAGPVAVRTVGEAPQTFAAGTVGGDPYYTGNVRCSIGFSVHGGFVTAGHCGPRGADVFGWDRSHIGQFQGSSFPGNDYAWVSVGSGWWTEPVVLGWGAVSDQLVRGSAEAPVGASICRSGSTTGWHCGTLLAKNETVNYGNGDLVHELTKTSVCAEGGDSGGAYISGDQGQGVTSGGWGNCSSGGETWYQPLNEILSVYGLTLHTA, from the coding sequence ATGAGACGCACCAGAGGCATGCGCCTTGGCCTGTCCGCGCTGCTCGTCGCCGGCGCGCTGGCCGGCACCGGCGCCGCCACCGCTTCGGCGGACGAACCGGTCGCCGGCGAGGGCCTGTTGACGGCCCTCCAGCAGGACTACGGCCTCACCGCCGAGCAGGCCGAGCAGCGGCTCGCCGACGAGGCCGCCGCCACCGAGATCGAGCCAGCCGCCCGGCAGGCGGCTGGCTCGGCGTTCGGCGGCAGCTGGTTCGACCCGGCCAGCGGCGACCTGGTGGTCGCCGTCACCGACGACGACCACGCGGGCGCGGTCGAGGAGGCCGGCGCCAGGACGACGCTGGTCCGGCACAGCGAGGCGGCCCTGAACACCACCATGGCCTCCATCGACACCCTCGCCGGCAGCGTCGGCGCGCCCGACGCGGTGGCCAGCTGGCAGGTCGACCCCCGCGCCAACAGCGTGGTGGTCAACGTCGTCGAGGGCACCGAGTCGACGGCCGAGGTCGCGGCCTTCCTCGACGAGGCGCGGGAGGCGGGCCCCGTCGCCGTCCGCACCGTGGGCGAGGCGCCGCAGACGTTCGCCGCCGGCACGGTGGGCGGCGACCCGTACTACACCGGCAACGTCCGCTGTTCCATCGGCTTCTCCGTGCACGGCGGCTTCGTCACCGCCGGGCACTGCGGACCGCGGGGCGCGGACGTGTTCGGCTGGGACCGCTCGCACATCGGGCAGTTCCAGGGCTCGTCCTTCCCCGGCAACGACTACGCCTGGGTGAGCGTGGGCAGCGGCTGGTGGACGGAGCCGGTCGTACTGGGCTGGGGCGCGGTCTCCGACCAGCTCGTCCGCGGCTCGGCCGAGGCGCCGGTCGGCGCCTCGATCTGCCGCTCGGGCTCGACCACCGGCTGGCACTGCGGCACCCTGCTGGCCAAGAACGAGACGGTCAACTACGGCAACGGCGATCTCGTCCACGAGCTGACCAAGACCAGCGTCTGCGCCGAGGGCGGCGACTCGGGCGGCGCCTATATCAGCGGCGACCAGGGCCAGGGCGTGACCTCGGGCGGCTGGGGCAACTGCTCCAGCGGCGGTGAGACCTGGTACCAGCCGCTCAACGAGATCCTCTCGGTCTACGGGCTGACCCTGCACACCGCCTGA
- the pspAB gene encoding PspA-associated protein PspAB — translation MGFLDAILGRRKPVKPDLDQLFAVPSAAITLQAGGGFTPTGAGSVCFASVEGGAFAGVRDEVHQLLDADVAQGSTPVEFSQDDHGYTWLLARHPAERLADLVNDLHAVNTLLKDAGFGPQLLCSLVGFRDPEGQPLALVYLYKRGTFYPFAPLAGGKERRDNGLELRVRALLADDLRVENDLSRWFPVWGAPGL, via the coding sequence GTGGGCTTTCTCGACGCGATCCTTGGCCGACGCAAACCGGTCAAACCCGATCTGGACCAGCTCTTCGCCGTTCCCTCGGCCGCCATCACCCTTCAGGCCGGCGGGGGCTTCACCCCCACCGGGGCCGGCTCCGTCTGCTTCGCCAGCGTGGAGGGCGGGGCCTTCGCCGGGGTCCGCGACGAGGTGCACCAGCTGCTGGACGCCGATGTCGCCCAGGGGTCGACGCCCGTGGAGTTCAGCCAGGACGACCACGGCTACACCTGGCTGCTCGCCCGCCACCCCGCCGAGCGGCTCGCCGATCTGGTCAACGACCTGCACGCGGTCAACACGCTGCTGAAGGACGCCGGGTTCGGGCCCCAACTGCTCTGCTCGCTGGTCGGCTTCCGCGACCCCGAGGGCCAGCCGCTGGCCCTGGTCTACCTCTACAAGCGCGGCACCTTCTACCCGTTCGCGCCGCTGGCCGGCGGCAAGGAGCGCCGGGACAACGGCCTTGAGCTGCGGGTCCGCGCGCTGCTCGCCGACGACCTCAGGGTGGAGAACGACCTCAGCCGCTGGTTCCCCGTCTGGGGCGCGCCCGGCCTGTAG
- the htpX gene encoding zinc metalloprotease HtpX, which translates to MARTRFASDHGLTRRMVLTMFLIGLLYVVFVGVLIAAFGQAWPLILVLAGGLFFVQFWFSDRIAAYSMGAREVTPEQAPELHGAVDRLCALADMPKPKVAIADTDVPNAFATGRSQKKSMVCATTGLLRRLEPDELEGVLAHELSHVAHRDVAVMTIAAFLGVLAGLITRMALWTGLTRGGRNNQNVLFLLIPLISAVVYVISFLLTRLLSRYRELSADRAGALLTGRPSALASALTKVSGQMGRIPTRDLRQAEPFNAFYFAPALSGNGVSKLFASHPTLEQRLDRLGRLSAELGRP; encoded by the coding sequence ATGGCACGCACGCGGTTCGCCTCCGATCACGGCCTCACCCGTCGCATGGTGCTCACCATGTTCCTGATCGGGCTGTTGTACGTGGTCTTCGTGGGTGTGCTGATCGCCGCCTTCGGCCAGGCCTGGCCCCTGATCCTGGTCCTCGCCGGCGGGTTGTTCTTCGTCCAGTTCTGGTTCAGCGACCGGATCGCCGCCTACAGCATGGGCGCCCGGGAGGTCACCCCCGAACAGGCCCCCGAGCTGCACGGCGCCGTCGACCGGCTGTGCGCGCTGGCCGATATGCCCAAGCCCAAGGTGGCCATCGCCGACACCGACGTCCCCAACGCCTTCGCCACCGGGCGGAGCCAGAAGAAGTCCATGGTGTGTGCCACCACGGGCCTGCTCCGCCGGCTGGAGCCCGACGAGCTGGAGGGGGTGCTGGCGCACGAGCTGTCCCATGTGGCACACCGGGATGTGGCGGTGATGACGATCGCCGCGTTCCTGGGCGTGCTGGCCGGTCTGATCACCAGAATGGCCCTGTGGACGGGGCTCACTCGCGGTGGGCGTAACAATCAGAATGTGCTCTTCCTGCTGATCCCCCTGATCAGCGCTGTCGTCTATGTGATCAGTTTCCTGCTGACCCGGCTGCTCTCCCGCTACCGCGAGCTCTCCGCCGACCGCGCCGGGGCGCTGCTCACCGGCCGTCCCTCGGCGCTGGCCTCCGCGCTCACCAAGGTCTCGGGGCAGATGGGCCGCATCCCCACCCGCGATCTGCGGCAGGCCGAGCCGTTCAACGCGTTCTACTTCGCCCCCGCGCTCTCCGGGAACGGGGTGAGCAAGCTCTTCGCCTCGCATCCCACGCTTGAGCAGCGGCTCGACCGCCTCGGCCGGCTCTCCGCCGAGCTGGGCCGCCCCTGA
- a CDS encoding endonuclease/exonuclease/phosphatase family protein, whose product MAHVDTPKAGRRALDVTAETTTDEAGAPKPRWSDRVGRWRRGLVPAGLALALALLLIVHARVPNKIGNLGSLLETFLPWTGLAVPVLALCAVLRRSTTALAALLAPVLVWSNLFGGLLLDKTGSGGALMVVSHNVDEGNADHAATAGQLAESGADVIALQEVPQRELATYEEGLARAYPYHAVEGTIGLWSRHPIDDVAPVDTGMGWTRAFRGTVATDNGPVAVYVAHLPSVRVEFRSGFTAERRDEAAELLGQAIADEPVEHAVLLGDLNGTMNDRALAPLTSQLRSTQGAAGAGFGFSWPADFPMARIDQILVRSLEPVSSWTLPSTGSDHLPVAARVDF is encoded by the coding sequence ATGGCACATGTGGACACCCCGAAGGCAGGCCGGAGGGCGCTCGACGTGACAGCCGAGACGACCACCGACGAAGCGGGTGCCCCGAAGCCACGGTGGAGCGATCGGGTGGGGCGCTGGCGGCGCGGCCTGGTGCCCGCCGGGCTCGCCCTGGCCCTGGCGCTGCTGCTCATCGTGCACGCCAGGGTGCCCAACAAGATCGGCAACCTGGGCAGCCTGCTGGAGACGTTCCTCCCCTGGACCGGCCTCGCCGTCCCCGTGCTGGCGCTCTGCGCGGTGCTGCGCCGCTCCACCACGGCGCTGGCGGCGCTGCTGGCCCCGGTCCTGGTGTGGAGCAACCTCTTCGGCGGCCTGCTGTTGGACAAGACGGGGTCGGGCGGCGCGTTGATGGTGGTCAGCCACAACGTGGACGAGGGCAACGCCGACCACGCCGCCACGGCGGGCCAGCTGGCCGAGAGCGGCGCCGACGTGATCGCTCTCCAGGAGGTGCCGCAGCGGGAGCTGGCCACCTATGAGGAGGGGCTGGCGCGGGCCTATCCCTACCACGCCGTCGAGGGCACCATCGGGCTGTGGAGCCGCCATCCGATCGACGATGTGGCGCCGGTGGACACCGGGATGGGCTGGACGCGCGCGTTCCGTGGCACGGTGGCGACGGACAACGGTCCCGTCGCCGTCTATGTGGCCCATCTGCCGTCGGTGCGGGTGGAGTTCAGGTCGGGCTTCACCGCCGAGCGGCGGGACGAGGCGGCCGAGCTGCTCGGTCAGGCCATCGCGGACGAGCCGGTGGAGCACGCGGTGCTGCTCGGCGATCTCAACGGCACCATGAACGACCGGGCGCTGGCCCCGCTCACCTCCCAGCTGCGGTCCACCCAGGGGGCCGCGGGCGCCGGCTTCGGCTTCAGCTGGCCGGCTGACTTCCCCATGGCCAGGATCGATCAGATCCTGGTGCGGAGCCTGGAGCCGGTGTCCTCCTGGACGCTGCCATCGACCGGAAGTGATCATCTGCCGGTCGCCGCCCGCGTGGACTTCTGA
- the panB gene encoding 3-methyl-2-oxobutanoate hydroxymethyltransferase has protein sequence MTQHTPAQVPAKPERPGLYGGKSSRRITVRDIAAAKRRGEKWPMLTAYDAMTASVFDEAGIPVMLVGDSMGNTALGYESTVPVTLEQMTMLSAAVVRGTSRALIVGDLPFGTFQEGPTQALRSATHLVKEAGVGAVKLEGGERSADQVRLLVESGIPVMAHVGLTPQSVHAFGGHPVQGRGEEAAAQLLRDAKAVQDAGAFAVVLELVTAELAAEVTRSLYIPTVGIGSGADCDAQVLVWTDMAGMTDWPGGRTPRFIKQYGQLRTALGDAARAFAEDVVGGAYPAEEHSFH, from the coding sequence ATGACGCAGCACACTCCTGCCCAGGTACCGGCCAAGCCGGAGCGGCCAGGGCTCTACGGCGGCAAGAGCAGCCGTCGGATCACGGTCAGGGACATCGCGGCGGCCAAGCGGCGCGGCGAGAAGTGGCCCATGCTCACCGCCTACGACGCGATGACCGCCTCGGTCTTCGACGAGGCGGGCATCCCGGTGATGCTGGTGGGCGACTCCATGGGGAACACGGCGCTCGGCTACGAGAGCACGGTGCCGGTCACCCTGGAGCAGATGACGATGCTGTCGGCGGCGGTGGTGCGCGGCACCAGCCGGGCGCTGATCGTGGGCGATCTGCCGTTCGGCACCTTCCAGGAGGGGCCCACGCAGGCGCTGCGCAGCGCCACGCACCTGGTGAAGGAGGCGGGCGTCGGCGCGGTCAAGCTGGAGGGCGGCGAGCGTTCGGCCGACCAGGTGCGGCTGCTGGTCGAGTCCGGCATCCCGGTGATGGCCCATGTGGGCCTGACCCCGCAGTCCGTCCACGCCTTCGGCGGCCACCCCGTGCAGGGGCGCGGCGAGGAGGCGGCGGCGCAGCTGCTGCGGGACGCCAAGGCGGTGCAGGACGCGGGCGCGTTCGCCGTGGTGCTTGAGCTGGTGACGGCCGAGCTGGCCGCCGAGGTGACGCGCAGCCTCTACATCCCGACCGTGGGCATCGGCTCGGGCGCCGACTGCGACGCCCAGGTGCTGGTCTGGACGGACATGGCGGGGATGACGGACTGGCCCGGCGGCCGGACGCCCCGTTTCATCAAGCAGTACGGGCAGCTGCGCACGGCGCTCGGCGACGCGGCCAGGGCGTTCGCCGAGGACGTGGTGGGCGGCGCCTACCCCGCCGAGGAGCACAGCTTCCACTGA